The proteins below come from a single Azospirillaceae bacterium genomic window:
- a CDS encoding alkaline phosphatase D family protein — MKNPSKPLPVVVSKPRIARAVPVDAGPILVFRGRQADRWRLSVVFILRDEAEPPDLRVDGIRLAVPPRFLSRIPERTVWRYDFAVARGAGDQRISYGFEDQIERWWLTVPASNAVPRLAYATCNGTEDVGAFATRGLVRNALWSDLLRTHRSDPFHLLMMGGDQVYADGVWASHPDLAVWRDLPSRRKRQAPFTEEMAAAADRFYADLYTGLWRQAEMAAVLASLPCVMMWDDHDIFDGYGSHPDEIREAPVYRGLYGIARRYCALMQLGTALDEQPDCIWGRDHGSFTQGFALDGLGILALDLRTERTPGRVLGEETWAAMPGWLARFEGCRHLLVMSSTPVAFPSVAWAERLLTFWPGQAELEDDLRDQWTSAHHRMEHRRLLELLFAHAGRTGTHITVVSGEVHLAHTGIMRSGGHRIVQLTSSGITHPPPPQAWANLLERLAGWTSSLPGGVAVEFPPLPGRETRFHTVRNWLSLSPTGDGGMAARWHMEGDGQSDPLAL, encoded by the coding sequence GTGAAGAACCCGAGCAAGCCGTTGCCCGTCGTTGTCTCAAAACCCCGCATCGCGCGGGCCGTGCCGGTCGATGCCGGACCGATCCTGGTGTTTCGTGGGCGCCAGGCGGACCGCTGGCGCCTGTCGGTCGTCTTCATCCTGCGCGACGAAGCGGAACCACCCGACCTGCGCGTGGATGGCATCCGGTTGGCTGTGCCGCCGCGGTTCCTGTCCCGCATTCCCGAGCGAACGGTCTGGCGTTACGACTTCGCAGTGGCGCGAGGCGCCGGGGACCAGCGCATCTCGTACGGCTTCGAGGACCAGATCGAGCGCTGGTGGCTGACCGTGCCGGCGTCGAACGCCGTACCGCGGCTTGCCTATGCCACATGCAACGGCACCGAGGACGTGGGGGCTTTCGCAACCAGGGGTTTGGTTCGCAATGCCCTTTGGTCCGATCTTCTCCGCACCCACCGCAGCGATCCCTTCCACCTGTTGATGATGGGCGGGGACCAAGTCTATGCGGACGGCGTCTGGGCCAGCCATCCCGACCTGGCTGTCTGGCGCGATCTGCCGTCACGCCGCAAGCGCCAGGCCCCCTTCACCGAGGAGATGGCCGCCGCGGCGGACCGGTTCTACGCGGACCTGTACACCGGCCTGTGGCGTCAGGCCGAGATGGCCGCGGTGCTGGCGTCGCTCCCGTGCGTGATGATGTGGGACGACCACGACATCTTCGACGGCTACGGGTCGCATCCGGACGAAATCCGCGAGGCCCCCGTATACCGGGGCCTCTACGGGATTGCCCGCCGGTACTGCGCCCTGATGCAGCTTGGCACGGCCCTGGACGAGCAGCCGGACTGCATCTGGGGTCGCGACCATGGCAGTTTCACCCAGGGCTTCGCCCTCGACGGTCTCGGAATCCTGGCGCTCGACCTGCGCACCGAGCGCACCCCCGGGCGCGTGCTGGGCGAGGAGACCTGGGCTGCGATGCCCGGCTGGCTGGCACGCTTCGAAGGTTGCCGGCACCTGCTGGTGATGTCGAGCACTCCGGTCGCGTTCCCGTCGGTCGCGTGGGCCGAGCGGCTGCTGACCTTTTGGCCGGGCCAGGCCGAGCTGGAAGACGATCTGCGGGACCAGTGGACCAGCGCCCATCACAGGATGGAGCACCGCCGCCTTCTGGAGCTTCTGTTCGCCCACGCCGGGCGGACCGGCACCCACATCACCGTCGTGTCGGGCGAGGTGCACTTGGCCCATACCGGGATCATGCGGTCGGGCGGGCATCGTATCGTGCAACTCACCTCGTCGGGCATCACCCATCCGCCCCCACCCCAGGCATGGGCGAACCTGCTGGAGCGGCTGGCAGGCTGGACCTCGTCGCTCCCGGGCGGCGTGGCCGTGGAGTTCCCGCCCTTGCCGGGGCGCGAAACCCGCTTCCACACCGTCCGCAACTGGCTGTCGCTGTCACCAACGGGCGACGGCGGCATGGCGGCCCGCTGGCATATGGAAGGCGACGGGCAGTCCGATCCCTTGGCGCTTTGA
- a CDS encoding methyltransferase — protein sequence MTDETRPDPEHPGEILLAQGRAAEAALAFADAADAEPWHFGWRERQVAALIAAGDIDGALSVTDAEVARRPGRAAARCLRGLALGAAGRASEAVHEWREAWSLDPAAETALGLAAALEAAGEPADAAEVLQAAARRFPEDPAIPTAEGRAWAALGEYGKARAAFHRALARDADAAGARDGLAHLDQAGDELPPAFVRALFDRYADRFDAELTGTLRYRAPEQLRAAVAPFVGAGGLDVLDLGCGTGLAGLAFRPFARFMAGVDLSPRMLGKAADRRIYDELAEAEAVQALAARPGHWDLVVAADVLVYVGDLVPCFTAAATALRPGGLFAFTVERGEEAPVLGPGRRFRHGETYVRRSAAEAGLAVELLRPCVPRHDRGQPVEGLLCVLRRPVSSSAPVE from the coding sequence ATGACGGACGAGACCCGCCCTGATCCGGAGCATCCCGGCGAGATTCTGCTCGCCCAAGGGCGCGCTGCCGAAGCGGCCCTTGCCTTCGCCGACGCGGCCGACGCGGAACCATGGCATTTCGGCTGGCGGGAGCGGCAGGTGGCGGCGCTGATCGCCGCCGGCGACATCGACGGTGCGCTTTCGGTGACGGATGCCGAGGTCGCCCGGCGGCCGGGCCGCGCGGCGGCCCGGTGTCTACGGGGGCTCGCCCTCGGCGCCGCGGGACGGGCTTCGGAGGCGGTGCACGAATGGCGTGAGGCATGGTCCCTCGACCCGGCGGCGGAAACCGCGCTGGGTCTGGCCGCCGCCCTCGAGGCCGCGGGCGAACCGGCGGATGCGGCCGAGGTTCTGCAGGCGGCGGCCCGCCGCTTCCCGGAGGATCCGGCGATCCCGACCGCGGAAGGACGGGCGTGGGCGGCGCTGGGAGAGTACGGGAAGGCGCGGGCGGCGTTCCACCGCGCCCTGGCCCGGGATGCGGATGCGGCCGGCGCACGTGACGGGCTGGCCCACCTCGACCAAGCCGGGGACGAGCTGCCGCCGGCCTTCGTGCGGGCGCTTTTCGATCGGTACGCCGACCGGTTCGATGCCGAGTTGACCGGAACGCTTCGCTACCGTGCCCCGGAGCAGCTCCGAGCTGCCGTGGCGCCGTTCGTCGGCGCCGGGGGGCTGGACGTTTTGGACCTGGGGTGCGGGACCGGTTTGGCCGGTTTGGCGTTCCGCCCGTTCGCGCGGTTCATGGCGGGCGTCGATCTGTCCCCGCGGATGCTGGGGAAGGCGGCGGACCGCCGCATCTACGACGAGCTGGCCGAGGCCGAAGCCGTGCAGGCCCTGGCGGCGCGGCCGGGGCATTGGGATCTTGTGGTGGCCGCCGATGTGCTCGTCTATGTCGGCGATCTGGTGCCTTGTTTCACGGCAGCCGCGACGGCGCTGCGACCGGGCGGCCTGTTCGCATTCACGGTCGAGCGGGGGGAGGAGGCACCGGTGCTCGGTCCCGGACGGAGATTCCGGCACGGCGAGACCTACGTCCGCCGCTCGGCCGCGGAAGCGGGGCTGGCCGTCGAGCTGCTACGGCCCTGCGTGCCCAGGCATGACCGTGGCCAGCCGGTGGAGGGGTTGTTGTGCGTCCTGCGCCGGCCCGTGAGTTCTTCCGCGCCGGTGGAATAG
- a CDS encoding transglycosylase SLT domain-containing protein — protein sequence MTGSLRRMLRQSALGFAFGTTALAAMVAGAPAAKAQSCVEPALKAEQDHDLPPGLLLAMSLVESGSQGEPYAYAMNVNGRAVYPRSADEASRQLVDRRGRLRSFATVGCVQLSVKHHRGKFDSVESMFNPWANTAYAAAYLRQHYNEQKSWAAAVQRYQGGSPAQRLEYQCKIHSVLQKLDPVSAEQLASSRCRGTTSKVVIAEHVQREFLENLDSLMAAR from the coding sequence ATGACTGGATCGCTTCGGCGCATGCTTCGGCAGAGCGCACTCGGCTTCGCCTTCGGGACCACGGCATTGGCAGCCATGGTCGCGGGTGCGCCGGCCGCGAAGGCCCAGAGCTGTGTGGAGCCGGCCTTGAAGGCGGAACAGGACCATGACCTGCCCCCGGGGCTTTTGCTGGCCATGTCCCTGGTGGAAAGCGGCAGCCAGGGGGAACCCTACGCTTACGCCATGAACGTCAATGGTCGGGCGGTCTACCCCCGGTCCGCCGACGAGGCGAGCCGCCAATTGGTTGATCGGCGCGGCCGCCTGCGTTCCTTTGCGACCGTGGGCTGCGTACAGCTTTCGGTGAAGCACCACCGCGGCAAGTTCGACAGCGTGGAAAGCATGTTCAATCCGTGGGCGAACACGGCCTATGCCGCCGCCTACCTGCGTCAGCATTACAACGAGCAGAAGTCCTGGGCCGCCGCCGTGCAGCGCTATCAGGGCGGCAGCCCCGCGCAGCGCCTCGAATACCAGTGCAAGATCCACAGCGTCCTGCAGAAGCTCGACCCGGTGAGTGCCGAGCAGCTTGCATCCAGCCGCTGCCGCGGCACGACGTCGAAGGTCGTGATCGCCGAGCATGTTCAGCGCGAATTCCTGGAAAATCTCGACAGCCTGATGGCGGCGCGCTGA
- a CDS encoding DMT family transporter, protein MATTFIPAATNIPRAILSACVATALFTVMGAIIKWLSPTYPLAEIIFARNLFALVPLAPLLLRAGPAAFKTRRPVGHALRCGIGLASMACSFTALDHLPLPNHVAISFTAPLFVTALAIPLLGEAVGWRRWLATAVGFAGVLIMVRPDGAAFLDNTLFIGTLWGLAASFTYALVTIVIRQLSSTEASLTTVVYFTLAGILVSGAFLPFSFVMPTPRDAVLLALVGLLGGVAQVLITDAFRYGPASIVAPFDYTGMLYALVIGWMVWSDVPSSEVLIGAAVIAASGLFILYRETTLGIARTRPAKPRTLTH, encoded by the coding sequence ATGGCCACGACGTTCATTCCCGCCGCGACCAACATTCCGCGCGCCATCCTGAGCGCGTGTGTTGCGACCGCGCTGTTCACGGTCATGGGCGCCATCATCAAGTGGCTGTCGCCGACCTACCCGCTGGCCGAAATCATCTTCGCCCGCAACCTGTTCGCCCTCGTCCCCTTGGCGCCGCTCCTGCTGCGGGCGGGTCCGGCCGCGTTCAAGACCCGGCGCCCGGTCGGGCACGCCCTGCGCTGCGGGATAGGCCTCGCGTCCATGGCCTGCTCGTTCACGGCGCTGGACCACCTGCCGTTGCCCAACCATGTGGCAATCAGTTTCACCGCCCCGCTGTTCGTCACCGCCCTCGCCATCCCGCTGCTGGGCGAGGCGGTCGGCTGGCGGCGCTGGCTCGCCACGGCCGTCGGCTTCGCCGGCGTGCTGATCATGGTGCGTCCCGATGGTGCCGCGTTCCTGGACAACACCTTGTTCATCGGGACCCTATGGGGCCTGGCAGCGAGCTTCACCTATGCCCTGGTCACGATCGTCATCCGCCAACTGTCCAGCACCGAAGCAAGCCTGACCACGGTCGTCTATTTCACCTTGGCAGGCATCCTGGTCAGCGGCGCCTTCCTGCCCTTTTCCTTCGTCATGCCGACGCCGCGGGACGCCGTGCTGCTGGCCCTCGTGGGCCTGCTGGGCGGCGTGGCGCAGGTCCTGATCACGGACGCCTTCCGCTACGGGCCGGCGTCGATCGTGGCCCCATTCGACTACACGGGCATGCTGTATGCCTTGGTGATCGGCTGGATGGTCTGGAGCGATGTCCCATCCAGCGAAGTGTTGATCGGCGCGGCGGTGATCGCGGCCAGCGGCCTCTTCATCCTGTATCGCGAGACCACCCTGGGCATCGCACGGACCCGGCCGGCCAAGCCGCGGACGCTGACCCATTGA
- the rlmJ gene encoding 23S rRNA (adenine(2030)-N(6))-methyltransferase RlmJ: MNYRHAFHAGNFADVVKHAVLTLVVERLKAKPKPFCVLDTHAGIGRYDLTSDAARRTGEHAGGIGRVLHADLPADLSPYLDAVRSLNPADASGGDGARWYPGSPCLVRALMRPGDRLVLAELHPDDAATLKREFRGDDQVAVHHMDGWLALKAHLPPRERRGLVLIDPAFEVPDEYDRLAEGLRTGHARFPSGIFLLWHPIKERPAVWRLHDAIERSGIRDVLTVEVTIWPEDTHQRLNGCGLVIVNPPWGLEEQLARTLPGVHTAFGTGTGGVRVNRLVPE, translated from the coding sequence ATGAACTACCGGCACGCGTTCCATGCCGGCAATTTCGCCGACGTCGTGAAGCATGCCGTTCTCACCCTTGTGGTCGAGCGGCTGAAGGCGAAGCCCAAACCATTCTGCGTGCTGGACACCCATGCCGGAATCGGACGCTACGACCTGACGTCGGATGCGGCCCGCCGCACAGGCGAGCACGCGGGCGGCATCGGCCGGGTGCTGCATGCGGATCTGCCGGCGGACCTCTCCCCCTATCTGGACGCCGTCCGCTCCTTGAACCCGGCCGACGCATCCGGCGGGGACGGGGCGCGCTGGTATCCCGGCTCGCCGTGTCTGGTGCGTGCGTTGATGCGGCCCGGCGACCGTCTGGTCCTGGCCGAGTTGCATCCCGACGACGCAGCGACCCTGAAACGCGAGTTCCGGGGTGATGACCAGGTGGCGGTTCACCACATGGACGGGTGGCTGGCGCTCAAGGCGCATCTTCCGCCCCGCGAGCGCCGCGGCCTCGTCCTGATCGACCCGGCGTTCGAAGTCCCGGACGAGTACGACCGGCTGGCCGAGGGCCTGCGCACCGGCCATGCCCGTTTCCCGTCCGGAATCTTCCTGCTTTGGCACCCCATCAAGGAGCGCCCGGCAGTCTGGCGTCTGCACGATGCGATCGAACGCAGCGGCATCCGGGATGTGCTGACGGTCGAGGTCACGATTTGGCCGGAAGACACGCACCAGCGCCTGAACGGCTGCGGGCTGGTCATCGTCAACCCGCCCTGGGGGCTTGAGGAGCAATTGGCCCGAACGCTTCCCGGAGTGCACACCGCCTTCGGCACGGGTACCGGCGGCGTCCGCGTCAACAGGCTTGTTCCGGAATAG
- a CDS encoding phasin family protein: MATEKDAANALREAGGRKSNEVPKELLDEAGRPIRSTTEQAAEALRRSVHAAADSVAAAQQEAARAGTAAAGETADAARRAARAGAERVSEGAGRLFSMSSRDAEALAGQASQSMDAMMRCSSAIADGWRTIMREMTTSSQDAFQRRMDRVSQMMRARTLPDLVDAQCQLMREEVEFAWGSGRRLSELTVEVANNAASQLAPSQSSQS; this comes from the coding sequence ATGGCAACGGAGAAGGATGCCGCCAACGCTCTCCGCGAGGCGGGTGGTCGCAAGTCGAACGAAGTACCCAAGGAGTTGCTGGACGAAGCGGGACGCCCGATCCGCTCGACGACCGAACAGGCGGCGGAAGCCTTGCGCCGGTCCGTTCATGCCGCGGCCGACAGTGTCGCCGCCGCACAGCAGGAGGCCGCCCGTGCCGGGACCGCCGCGGCCGGTGAGACAGCCGATGCGGCAAGGCGTGCGGCACGGGCCGGAGCCGAACGGGTATCGGAAGGGGCCGGCCGCCTGTTCTCGATGTCCTCGCGCGATGCCGAGGCCCTGGCTGGACAAGCTTCGCAGAGCATGGACGCAATGATGCGGTGCTCGTCGGCGATTGCCGACGGGTGGCGTACGATCATGCGTGAAATGACGACCTCCTCGCAGGATGCATTCCAACGCCGGATGGACCGGGTTTCGCAGATGATGCGCGCCCGTACCCTTCCGGATCTGGTGGATGCGCAGTGCCAACTCATGCGGGAGGAGGTGGAATTCGCGTGGGGATCCGGACGCCGCCTCTCGGAGCTGACCGTCGAGGTCGCCAATAACGCCGCGAGCCAACTCGCCCCTTCGCAGTCCTCGCAGTCCTGA
- the ald gene encoding alanine dehydrogenase has protein sequence MLVGVPKEIKNHEYRVGLTPPAVRELVHHGHKVMVQRGAGTSIGLEDEQYAAAGAELVGSAAEIWSRAEMVVKVKEPQPTEYAQLRQGQILFTYLHLAPDAEQTHGLVKSGAVCIAYETVTDARGGLPLLAPMSEVAGRMSIQAGAHCLERSQGGRGVLLGGVPGVPAAKVVILGGGVVGTNAARMAMGLEAHVVILDRSLQRLKELDLQFGGKLHTLYSTRDAIEEQVSQADLVIGAVLLPGAAAPKLVTRDLLKKMKRGAVVVDVAIDQGGCFETSRPTTHAEPTYVVDDIVHYCVANMPGGVARTSTFALNNATLPFVLDLADKGYKRALAEDKHLREGLNVLGGKVTYKAVAEAHGLPFVTPEEALGL, from the coding sequence ATGCTCGTCGGCGTACCGAAGGAAATCAAAAACCACGAATACCGCGTCGGCCTGACGCCGCCGGCCGTGCGGGAACTGGTCCACCACGGCCACAAGGTGATGGTGCAACGCGGCGCCGGCACGTCGATCGGGCTGGAGGACGAGCAGTACGCCGCCGCTGGTGCCGAACTCGTGGGCAGCGCCGCCGAGATCTGGTCCCGCGCCGAAATGGTCGTGAAGGTGAAGGAGCCGCAGCCGACCGAATACGCGCAGCTGCGCCAGGGTCAGATTCTGTTCACCTATCTGCATCTGGCGCCCGACGCCGAGCAGACGCACGGGTTGGTGAAGTCGGGCGCGGTCTGCATCGCGTACGAGACGGTCACCGATGCGCGCGGAGGCCTGCCGCTGCTTGCCCCGATGAGCGAAGTCGCCGGGCGCATGTCGATCCAGGCCGGCGCCCATTGCCTTGAGCGCTCCCAGGGCGGACGCGGCGTTCTGCTGGGCGGCGTTCCGGGCGTTCCGGCGGCCAAGGTCGTCATCCTGGGCGGCGGCGTGGTCGGCACGAACGCGGCACGGATGGCCATGGGCCTGGAAGCCCACGTGGTGATCCTGGACCGCTCGCTCCAGCGCCTGAAGGAGTTGGACCTGCAGTTCGGCGGCAAGCTGCACACCCTGTATTCGACGCGTGACGCCATCGAAGAGCAGGTGTCGCAGGCCGACCTCGTGATCGGCGCCGTCCTGCTGCCTGGCGCCGCCGCGCCGAAGCTGGTGACCCGTGACCTGCTGAAGAAGATGAAGCGCGGTGCGGTCGTCGTCGATGTGGCCATCGACCAGGGCGGCTGCTTCGAGACCTCGCGCCCGACCACGCACGCCGAGCCGACCTATGTGGTGGACGACATTGTCCACTACTGCGTGGCGAACATGCCCGGCGGCGTGGCCCGTACCTCCACCTTCGCCCTCAACAATGCCACGCTCCCCTTCGTGCTGGATCTCGCCGACAAGGGCTACAAGCGCGCACTGGCGGAGGACAAGCACCTGCGCGAGGGCCTGAACGTCCTGGGCGGAAAGGTCACCTACAAGGCCGTTGCCGAAGCGCACGGCCTTCCCTTTGTGACCCCGGAAGAGGCCCTAGGTCTCTGA
- a CDS encoding DUF2892 domain-containing protein, giving the protein MTDVAQVLREPEPEIRENVGGTERWVSTLAGTGLALAGVMRGTLGGALVSLAGAALIHRGLTGHCAAYSALNVNTANRVPRHARRGADRWHTSSSLVPGGPAGAVLGQTRTPDKGDQSLAQTFPASDAPAFMGSTAHAGAAPERSSET; this is encoded by the coding sequence ATGACCGATGTGGCACAGGTGCTCCGCGAACCGGAGCCGGAGATCCGGGAGAATGTTGGCGGCACCGAACGCTGGGTCTCGACGCTGGCCGGGACCGGGCTTGCGCTTGCCGGCGTCATGCGTGGAACGCTGGGGGGAGCCCTGGTGTCGCTTGCGGGCGCGGCATTGATCCACCGCGGTCTCACCGGGCATTGCGCGGCCTACAGCGCCTTGAACGTGAATACGGCGAATCGTGTGCCCCGGCATGCTCGGCGCGGTGCGGACCGCTGGCACACCTCAAGCAGTCTGGTACCGGGTGGCCCGGCCGGGGCGGTGCTGGGCCAGACCCGCACACCCGACAAGGGTGACCAGAGTCTGGCCCAGACATTTCCGGCCAGCGATGCACCGGCTTTTATGGGCAGTACGGCCCACGCCGGTGCCGCGCCGGAACGCTCGTCAGAGACCTAG
- the cutA gene encoding divalent-cation tolerance protein CutA, with protein sequence MSIVFAYVTAPDRDGAERIGRTLVDERLAACVNVLDGMTSIYRWKGAVEATQEAVLIAKTRADIFTLLAARVRELHPYETPCVVEIPVGRGDAGYLAWLSALGGD encoded by the coding sequence ATGTCGATCGTATTCGCCTATGTGACAGCTCCCGACCGGGACGGGGCCGAGCGGATCGGGCGGACGCTGGTGGACGAGCGTCTGGCCGCCTGCGTCAACGTCCTGGACGGCATGACGTCGATCTACCGCTGGAAAGGGGCTGTCGAGGCGACGCAGGAGGCCGTCCTGATTGCCAAGACCCGTGCCGACATCTTCACCCTTTTGGCGGCGCGGGTTCGGGAGCTGCATCCCTATGAGACCCCATGTGTCGTCGAGATCCCGGTCGGTCGCGGTGACGCCGGCTATCTTGCATGGCTGTCGGCCCTGGGTGGGGATTAA
- a CDS encoding response regulator: MSKLRLLVAEDEAIIALSLVDILLDAGHAVAGIASTAEEAIALAARHKPDLALLDVFLARGSDGRTAAKHLQSDMGIPSILVTAHLGAQEAKATGALGLVPKPYTQDAILTIVAQAHALLRNPDGGTRATFITSGLRPGEMLDRSRPQSTV, encoded by the coding sequence ATGTCGAAATTGCGACTTTTAGTTGCCGAAGACGAAGCGATCATCGCCTTATCTCTTGTCGATATCTTGCTGGATGCGGGCCACGCCGTTGCGGGCATTGCCTCCACAGCCGAAGAGGCCATCGCCCTCGCTGCCCGACACAAACCGGATCTGGCGTTGCTGGACGTGTTCCTGGCCCGGGGCAGCGACGGCCGGACCGCCGCCAAGCACCTGCAGAGCGATATGGGCATACCGTCCATTCTGGTCACCGCCCATCTGGGTGCCCAGGAGGCGAAGGCCACAGGGGCCCTCGGCTTGGTGCCGAAACCCTATACCCAGGACGCAATTCTCACCATCGTCGCCCAGGCGCACGCGCTGCTGCGCAATCCCGATGGCGGCACCCGGGCGACTTTCATCACCAGCGGCCTGCGGCCGGGGGAAATGCTGGATCGCAGCAGGCCGCAATCGACGGTTTGA
- a CDS encoding MerR family transcriptional regulator — protein sequence MPDPDTQDERKARAVAKSATAFRTISEVSAELNVPQHVLRFWETKFPQVKPLKRGGGRRYYRPEDVDLLRRIQNLLYQQGYTIKGVQRLLREQRGALRDLPERTPDLLESADEATEAEPPEPVADLIPQEPVPVAAPEVREPVSPPVPASGVPAEPAVVPAPAVPAPDAPPPPVRLSPQQRGRIQTVLTELRALREVLRQVLG from the coding sequence ATGCCCGACCCTGACACCCAGGATGAACGGAAGGCGCGTGCCGTCGCAAAATCGGCGACCGCGTTCCGGACCATCAGCGAAGTCTCCGCGGAACTGAATGTGCCGCAGCATGTGCTGCGGTTCTGGGAAACCAAGTTCCCGCAGGTCAAGCCGTTGAAGCGAGGTGGGGGGCGGCGCTACTACCGGCCGGAGGATGTGGATCTCCTCCGGCGCATCCAGAATCTCCTGTATCAGCAGGGCTATACGATCAAAGGTGTCCAGCGTCTGCTCCGGGAGCAGCGTGGGGCATTGCGCGACCTGCCGGAACGGACGCCGGATCTGCTCGAGTCGGCGGACGAGGCCACAGAAGCGGAACCGCCCGAGCCGGTCGCCGATTTGATCCCGCAGGAACCTGTGCCGGTTGCGGCTCCGGAGGTACGCGAGCCTGTATCACCGCCGGTGCCGGCATCCGGGGTGCCGGCTGAGCCCGCGGTGGTCCCGGCGCCAGCGGTGCCGGCACCTGACGCACCACCGCCACCCGTACGCTTGTCGCCGCAGCAGCGGGGCCGGATTCAGACGGTTCTTACGGAATTGCGGGCTCTGCGCGAGGTGCTGCGTCAGGTATTGGGCTGA
- a CDS encoding integration host factor subunit alpha, whose protein sequence is MVQNTVTRAQLSEAVFQEVGLSRNESAELVETVLKEIEEALARGEMVKISSFGSFAVRQKGQRIGRNPKTGEEVPILPRRVLVFRASHVLKSRINRSLAADRPVRAAS, encoded by the coding sequence ATGGTGCAGAACACCGTCACACGTGCCCAGCTGAGCGAGGCCGTCTTCCAGGAGGTCGGCTTGTCGCGCAACGAGTCCGCGGAACTTGTGGAAACCGTCCTCAAGGAAATTGAGGAGGCGCTGGCCCGGGGCGAGATGGTGAAGATCTCGTCGTTCGGCAGCTTCGCCGTCCGCCAGAAGGGACAGCGGATCGGCCGCAATCCCAAAACCGGCGAGGAGGTGCCGATCCTGCCACGCCGCGTGTTGGTGTTCCGTGCGAGCCATGTTCTGAAAAGCAGGATCAACCGCTCGCTTGCGGCCGACCGACCCGTCCGTGCCGCGTCCTGA
- a CDS encoding beta-ketoacyl-ACP synthase III, whose translation MARRSIVLGCGAYLPERIVTNEDLSRRVDTSDEWIVQRTGIRSRHVAAPGEKTSDLALKAALAALDNAGIGAGELDLIVLATTTPDNTFPATATKVQAALGMTRGAAFDIQAVCAGFIYALGVADGMIRSGQVRTALVIGAETFTRILDWQDRTTCVLFGDGAGAVILQAAESSGANADRGLLSVHLHSDGRHYDLLYVDGGPSATQTTGHVRMHGQEVFKQAVLRLSEVLEEALEANGLSASDIDWLVPHQANKRIIDGTARKMGLPPERVVTTVDHHGNTSAASIPLALAEAVADGRIRRGQLVALEGIGGGLSWGSAIIRW comes from the coding sequence ATGGCCCGTCGTTCGATTGTACTCGGTTGCGGTGCGTACCTGCCGGAACGCATCGTCACAAACGAGGATCTGTCCCGGCGGGTCGACACCTCGGACGAGTGGATCGTCCAGCGGACGGGTATCCGGTCCCGCCATGTCGCGGCCCCCGGCGAGAAGACGTCCGATCTGGCCCTGAAGGCGGCCCTCGCGGCGTTGGACAACGCCGGCATCGGCGCTGGCGAACTCGACCTCATCGTGTTGGCCACAACCACGCCCGACAACACGTTCCCGGCCACCGCGACGAAGGTCCAGGCCGCACTCGGCATGACCCGCGGGGCCGCTTTCGACATCCAGGCCGTTTGCGCCGGGTTCATCTACGCCTTGGGTGTGGCGGACGGGATGATCCGCAGCGGGCAGGTGCGGACTGCGCTCGTCATCGGTGCCGAGACCTTTACCCGGATTCTGGATTGGCAGGACCGGACGACCTGCGTCCTGTTCGGTGACGGGGCCGGTGCCGTGATCCTTCAGGCGGCCGAGAGCTCGGGGGCCAATGCCGACCGGGGCCTGCTGTCGGTCCATCTGCATTCCGACGGCCGCCACTACGACCTTCTGTATGTGGACGGCGGCCCGTCGGCCACCCAGACGACGGGGCATGTCCGCATGCACGGGCAGGAGGTCTTCAAGCAGGCCGTCCTGCGCCTGTCGGAAGTCCTTGAGGAGGCGCTGGAGGCCAATGGGCTTTCGGCGTCCGACATCGATTGGCTCGTACCGCACCAGGCCAACAAGCGCATCATCGACGGGACGGCGCGCAAAATGGGCCTGCCGCCCGAGCGGGTCGTCACCACCGTTGACCATCATGGCAACACGTCGGCGGCCTCCATTCCCCTGGCGCTGGCCGAGGCGGTGGCCGATGGGCGGATCCGGCGCGGGCAACTCGTCGCGCTGGAAGGCATTGGCGGCGGCCTGTCGTGGGGATCGGCGATCATCCGCTGGTGA